The Nitrospinaceae bacterium genome has a window encoding:
- a CDS encoding isocitrate/isopropylmalate dehydrogenase family protein produces MPDNTINMAVILADGVGHDVLPVATEVIQAAAGACGVEVEPTVYNYGALRYLEEGSALPEDVPGLVKDLASKHDAIFFGSAGVDPRVPDGVNCRPLLTELRKGLDLFVNFRPAPLLDRRFSPLRVDVPVDLVVMRENTEGKISSKGEIFKEGTPDEVTVYDDINTYRGVERICRYSFEYARSHGYPKVSMADKSGGIGIWYRVFWEVAEKYPDVESEHIFIDTLCGNLLIHPDQYSVIVTNNIFGDILSDLCAGLVGGMGMASSGCIHPGKVCMFEPVHGTAPDICFQDKANPFAVCLTGRILLDTLGHQRAADLIWEAVRLAVKEDKLTGDLGGKLGTRAVGDYLVETIGKLAKEGSV; encoded by the coding sequence ATGCCGGATAATACAATTAACATGGCTGTTATTCTCGCCGATGGCGTTGGGCACGACGTGTTGCCAGTGGCAACAGAGGTTATTCAGGCGGCTGCGGGGGCTTGCGGCGTCGAGGTTGAACCAACGGTTTATAACTACGGGGCGCTGCGCTATCTCGAAGAAGGGTCTGCTCTGCCAGAGGATGTGCCGGGTCTGGTGAAGGATCTTGCATCGAAGCATGACGCTATCTTTTTCGGCAGCGCCGGTGTCGACCCAAGGGTGCCCGATGGTGTGAACTGCCGCCCCCTTCTCACAGAGCTTCGCAAAGGTCTCGACCTTTTTGTGAACTTTCGGCCCGCGCCTTTGCTTGATCGTCGGTTTTCCCCGCTTCGGGTGGATGTTCCCGTCGATCTTGTGGTGATGCGAGAGAACACCGAGGGGAAGATATCGAGCAAAGGAGAGATATTTAAGGAAGGGACCCCTGACGAGGTGACCGTCTATGATGACATCAACACCTATAGGGGGGTGGAGCGGATCTGTCGCTACTCGTTTGAATACGCCCGCTCACACGGATATCCCAAGGTGTCCATGGCGGACAAGAGCGGCGGCATTGGCATCTGGTATCGCGTTTTCTGGGAGGTGGCTGAAAAATATCCTGACGTTGAGTCCGAGCATATATTTATCGACACTCTTTGCGGAAATTTGCTCATTCACCCCGACCAGTATTCAGTCATCGTCACGAACAATATATTCGGGGATATTCTGAGTGATCTCTGTGCCGGTCTGGTCGGCGGAATGGGGATGGCGTCCTCGGGATGTATCCATCCGGGCAAAGTATGCATGTTTGAGCCCGTTCATGGCACAGCCCCCGACATCTGTTTTCAAGATAAGGCGAATCCCTTTGCCGTGTGTTTAACTGGTCGTATTTTGCTAGATACCCTGGGCCATCAGAGGGCGGCGGATCTCATTTGGGAGGCTGTTCGACTCGCTGTTAAGGAGGACAAGCTCACCGGTGACTTGGGGGGCAAGCTAGGAACGCGGGCGGTGGGTGATTATCTCGTCGAGACGATAGGTAAGCTTGCCAAGGAAGGAAGCGTTTAA
- a CDS encoding carboxymuconolactone decarboxylase family protein, with product MDRQKMEEDQLRVHGYVLPEHKFIMDYDWEWALTMHHFYDHSFTRKGGLAPKMRCLCVVVALCARIPGIEGERYIQNHMGKAMEAGATPSEIVEALECLYFPCGGPSMLVGVKCLREVLSKQDTGTSSSKDAPSPQSSAEIPLPDEFESDGSETPEEKQALIEQMKTTYGPLLPEQEFLIENNWEWFRRRYRLYTYRFDREGALPREMKQLLIAIATAVRMPGSESARYIKNHLRNALRLGLSKEEIIQAYESITFPTGGSTMMVGIKCLMDLLEEGADGSVS from the coding sequence ATGGATAGACAAAAGATGGAGGAAGATCAGCTCCGGGTTCATGGCTACGTACTTCCGGAGCACAAATTCATCATGGATTACGACTGGGAATGGGCGCTCACCATGCACCACTTCTACGACCATTCCTTTACCCGGAAAGGTGGCCTTGCCCCTAAAATGAGGTGTCTTTGCGTCGTTGTGGCCCTTTGCGCCCGTATACCAGGTATCGAGGGCGAGCGTTACATCCAAAATCACATGGGTAAAGCCATGGAGGCAGGCGCCACTCCAAGTGAGATTGTCGAGGCTCTGGAGTGCCTTTATTTTCCTTGTGGTGGCCCCAGCATGCTGGTGGGGGTCAAGTGCTTAAGGGAGGTTCTATCCAAACAAGATACGGGTACCAGTTCATCGAAGGATGCCCCCTCCCCTCAGTCGAGTGCGGAAATCCCACTTCCCGATGAGTTTGAATCAGATGGAAGCGAAACGCCGGAAGAAAAGCAGGCCTTGATAGAGCAGATGAAAACCACCTACGGCCCCTTGCTTCCCGAGCAGGAGTTCCTCATAGAGAACAACTGGGAATGGTTCCGGCGACGCTACAGGCTGTATACCTATCGATTCGATAGAGAAGGCGCCCTCCCTCGGGAAATGAAGCAGTTGCTAATCGCCATAGCGACGGCAGTTCGTATGCCGGGAAGCGAATCTGCGCGATATATCAAGAACCATCTACGCAATGCACTTCGCTTAGGATTGTCTAAAGAGGAAATCATTCAGGCCTACGAGAGCATCACGTTCCCCACCGGCGGCTCCACCATGATGGTAGGGATCAAATGCCTTATGGATCTTTTGGAAGAAGGCGCTGACGGGAGCGTTTCTTAA
- a CDS encoding DNA-binding protein produces the protein MKAVENKLGRIFTLTFERGDDFYKEITRYVKEKNIRSASVFLLGSVTELDMVTGYRTMERHDIDRRHFDDWRELVALGTISWPAQPPATPANFGVTWDEPQPYIHLHMALSGGPAQNGEVLVGHLSDCLAMGMTVQIYELV, from the coding sequence ATGAAGGCGGTGGAGAACAAGCTGGGCCGTATTTTTACGCTGACGTTTGAGCGGGGAGATGATTTCTATAAAGAAATTACCCGCTACGTGAAGGAGAAGAACATTCGCTCGGCTTCTGTCTTTCTTCTTGGGTCGGTGACTGAACTCGATATGGTTACGGGTTACAGAACCATGGAAAGACATGACATCGACCGGCGGCATTTTGACGATTGGCGGGAGCTTGTGGCCCTGGGGACTATTAGTTGGCCTGCGCAACCGCCCGCTACCCCAGCGAATTTTGGGGTCACCTGGGACGAGCCTCAGCCTTATATTCATTTGCACATGGCTCTGAGTGGTGGTCCAGCCCAAAACGGGGAGGTGCTTGTCGGCCACCTGAGTGACTGTTTGGCAATGGGGATGACCGTACAAATTTACGAGCTCGTGTAG
- a CDS encoding tripartite tricarboxylate transporter substrate binding protein, translated as MNRKRILLWMAVLLSFALLSAAPSSVSAEKFPNKPIRLIVTRGAGGGSDLAARAISSVIHEYLGQAMVVQLMPGAGGRKAMLHTLRTKNDGYTLVLGGSSVISVAPLVYDMGYDPVKDFIPIGMIDSNPYFLTSSAKKPWKNFGEFIAHAKKNPGKISYGSSGMFGSGHVFIAKIMKDMGVNIKHVPFRGGGPALRAMMGGHVDTAAGHTGTGGAVSNVKAGKLRALVIGSPKRHKLFPNTPTLKESGVDMLLYSWRAVMAPKGVPADRIKIIEDALKKTAKSKTLKRLFAKMRIKALPLYGDELVNTIKKEIVANKAIIKELGLRKKKK; from the coding sequence ATGAACAGAAAAAGAATACTTCTCTGGATGGCTGTTTTACTATCGTTTGCTCTCTTGAGCGCAGCGCCTTCCAGCGTGAGCGCGGAGAAATTCCCGAACAAGCCTATCCGGCTGATCGTGACCCGTGGGGCCGGTGGCGGTAGCGACCTCGCCGCTCGCGCGATCTCGAGCGTCATCCACGAGTATCTGGGGCAAGCCATGGTGGTGCAGCTTATGCCAGGCGCCGGTGGTCGAAAGGCCATGCTTCACACCCTGCGTACGAAGAATGACGGCTACACCCTCGTTCTCGGCGGCTCCTCGGTTATTTCGGTTGCTCCGCTCGTCTACGATATGGGCTATGACCCGGTCAAGGATTTTATTCCCATCGGTATGATAGACAGCAACCCGTATTTCTTGACCAGTAGCGCGAAGAAACCCTGGAAGAATTTTGGCGAATTCATCGCGCACGCCAAAAAGAACCCGGGAAAAATCTCCTATGGCTCCTCGGGCATGTTCGGTTCCGGACACGTATTCATTGCCAAGATTATGAAGGACATGGGCGTGAACATTAAGCACGTTCCATTCCGGGGTGGTGGTCCTGCTCTTCGCGCCATGATGGGCGGGCACGTCGACACCGCCGCCGGACACACCGGCACCGGCGGGGCCGTCAGCAACGTGAAGGCCGGCAAGCTGCGGGCGCTCGTTATCGGTAGCCCGAAGCGCCATAAGCTATTTCCCAATACCCCGACTTTAAAAGAATCAGGCGTCGACATGCTCCTTTACTCATGGCGCGCCGTCATGGCTCCCAAGGGTGTGCCTGCGGATCGAATCAAGATAATTGAGGATGCCCTCAAGAAGACGGCCAAGAGCAAGACCTTAAAGCGGCTCTTCGCCAAGATGCGCATAAAGGCCCTTCCGTTGTATGGCGATGAGCTCGTTAATACGATTAAAAAAGAAATTGTCGCCAACAAGGCTATCATCAAAGAGCTCGGACTTAGAAAGAAGAAAAAATAA
- a CDS encoding tripartite tricarboxylate transporter permease, whose protein sequence is MIPVEQILEGIAMAMTWKGVAMIALGVFAGITVGAIPGINGVMATAILVPFSFFMAPVLGIPFLLGIHKGATFGGAIPAILVNTPGTASAAATTLDGYPLAQKGEARSAIQMALYASFIGDTFSDICLVLIALPLALIALMFGPAEYFALLVMGLTIISTVTGNSMVKGVLSALLGVMFGLVGLDAVTGAERFTLDSAFLETGFSLVPVLIGIFAISEVFIQAENPAAEMSRPPEGAHLKGGRSLTWAELRASFKTIVRSSLIGTLVGAIPATGASIAAWIGYGAAKQASPLPRSSEQASTRAWRRPRPPIAPWRGQT, encoded by the coding sequence ATGATTCCAGTCGAGCAAATTCTCGAAGGCATTGCGATGGCCATGACCTGGAAGGGCGTTGCGATGATAGCGCTTGGCGTCTTCGCCGGTATCACGGTCGGGGCCATTCCAGGAATCAATGGCGTCATGGCGACGGCTATCCTGGTCCCGTTCTCATTCTTTATGGCTCCCGTGTTGGGAATTCCTTTCCTCTTGGGGATTCACAAAGGGGCCACCTTCGGGGGCGCCATACCGGCCATCCTGGTGAACACGCCCGGGACAGCTTCCGCTGCCGCCACCACCCTGGACGGCTACCCCCTGGCCCAAAAGGGCGAGGCACGAAGCGCCATCCAGATGGCACTCTATGCCTCCTTTATAGGCGACACCTTCAGCGACATTTGCTTGGTTCTAATAGCTCTGCCGCTTGCGTTGATTGCCCTGATGTTCGGCCCGGCAGAGTATTTTGCCTTGCTGGTGATGGGTCTCACCATCATTTCGACAGTGACTGGAAACTCAATGGTGAAGGGAGTGCTCTCTGCTCTTTTGGGGGTGATGTTCGGGCTCGTGGGCCTGGACGCCGTCACAGGCGCAGAGCGATTCACCTTAGATTCGGCGTTCCTGGAAACAGGCTTTAGCCTGGTGCCGGTGCTAATAGGTATTTTCGCGATCAGCGAGGTGTTCATCCAGGCGGAGAATCCGGCGGCTGAGATGTCGCGCCCGCCCGAGGGCGCCCACCTCAAGGGAGGCCGTTCACTCACCTGGGCTGAACTGCGTGCCTCGTTCAAGACCATCGTGCGCTCGTCCCTGATCGGGACCCTGGTGGGAGCCATCCCCGCGACTGGGGCCTCCATTGCCGCCTGGATCGGCTATGGCGCGGCCAAACAGGCCTCCCCCCTCCCGAGAAGTTCGGAACAGGCCTCCACGAGGGCGTGGCGGCGGCCGAGGCCGCCAATAGCGCCGTGGCGGGGGCAGACCTGA
- a CDS encoding tripartite tricarboxylate transporter TctB family protein, protein MRKADFITGAFLFALSLLFYFYLIPVHIVTFVDESNPTLRADFLPRIFAFGLALLSILLILNTWKSEESDVEVKETSLRAVYQVAVVGVAACVYIFMQEVVGFLVSAPLFLGGLIYFFGTREWRRLLPVAILFPVVLNYFFWYSFQILLPQGTLW, encoded by the coding sequence TTGCGAAAAGCCGACTTCATCACTGGTGCGTTCCTTTTTGCCTTGAGCTTGTTATTTTATTTCTATTTGATCCCCGTACATATTGTAACCTTCGTAGATGAATCCAACCCAACCCTTCGGGCGGACTTCCTTCCCCGCATATTTGCTTTCGGGCTCGCCTTGTTGAGCATCTTGCTCATATTGAATACCTGGAAAAGCGAAGAATCAGATGTTGAGGTCAAGGAGACGAGTTTAAGGGCCGTCTATCAGGTGGCGGTAGTTGGCGTGGCGGCCTGTGTTTACATTTTCATGCAAGAGGTAGTTGGTTTTTTGGTTAGCGCTCCATTGTTCCTGGGTGGGTTAATCTATTTCTTCGGAACGCGGGAATGGCGCAGATTGTTGCCTGTTGCGATTCTCTTTCCTGTAGTTCTTAACTATTTCTTCTGGTACAGCTTTCAGATCCTCTTGCCCCAGGGCACGCTATGGTAG